In a genomic window of Macrobrachium nipponense isolate FS-2020 chromosome 10, ASM1510439v2, whole genome shotgun sequence:
- the LOC135223813 gene encoding myoneurin-like isoform X1, with product MSSDGLLSLRWNNHHSSFMLALSNLRNKENYSDITLACDGKFYSVHKIVLSTCSDYFVEILNRTPCKHPIIVLKDIRQQDLEALLNYMYIGEVNVVQNDLACLIKAAECLRIKGLAVPDEPGQHEEDSNNPEVKCASETKHRKRRHEENPSGAESHPPTKKTSYMSSDDSVSSESGERVVHNDTSSYENPDKSTKKGFSESHSGEQHPPVTDFVIKEEADVKYEDDDGIQLTDTDTNDNIENSVMESRCTPQGTKLPSESGELNFGSSLGSGVSPDIHNPSIPQQYPLQPQTFEDIVSQAIPGPSLQSDGGHSWDSDCGKRDSAAFHLQGFPEKKSLPPNHHSTQSMGQARSGLGQQVVCGQPSHPAKGPREPTDIYTYRRSYNERSSQITADDSRHLTGDQLNDSLEKRCCQICGYKGQDVSQLRKHLRIHTGEKPFQCPKCDYCSAQSSNLKAHIKRHHSDLYYQEGPLGDCQYQELQDMVLLDYE from the exons GAAAACTACAGTGATATCACCCTGGCTTGTGATGGCAAGTTTTACAGTGTCCATAAAATCGTGCTCTCAACGTGTAGCGACTATTTTGTTGAAATACTGAACAGAACTCCTTGTAAGCATCCAATTATTGTTCTGAAGGATATTCGCCAACAGGACCTTGAGGCTCTGTTGAACTATATGTATATTGGTGAAGTAAATGTTGTGCAAAATGATCTTGCGTGTCTAATCAAAGCAGCAGAATGCTTAAGAATCAAAGGTTTAGCAGTACCTGATGAACCTGGACAACATGAAGAGGATTCTAATAACCCTGAGGTGAAATGTGCAAGTGAAACGAAACATAGAAAAAGGAGGCATGAGGAAAATCCATCAGGAGCAGAGTCTCATCCTCCCACTAAAAAAACCAGTTACATGTCTTCTGACGACAGCGTTAGTTCAGAAAGTGGAGAACGTGTTGTGCATAATGATACTTCCTCATATGAAAATCCAGACAAGAGTACAAAGAAGGGATTTAGTGAAAGCCATAGTGGTGAACAGCAT CCCCCGGTAACTGACTTTGTAATAAAAGAGGAAGCAGATGTAAAGTACGAAGATGATGATGGTATTCAGCTTACAGATACAGATACAAATGATAATATAGAAAATTCTGTAATGGAATCAAGGTGCACACCACAGGGAACTAAATTACCAAGTGAATCGGGAGAGTTAAACTTCGGAAGTTCTCTTGGAAGTGGAGTGAGTCCAGATATTCATAATCCTAGTATTCCACAACAGTATCCACTGCAACCGCAGACCTTTGAAGATATTGTGTCTCAAGCAATACCAGGTCCAAGTTTACAGAGT GATGGAGGACATAGTTGGGATAGTGACTGTGGTAAGAGAGACTCGGCTGCATTCCACTTACAAGGATTTCCAGAGAAGAAGTCCCTTCCGCCAAATCATCATAGTACACAGTCAATG GGGCAAGCAAGATCTGGGTTGGGGCAACAAGTTGTATGTGGACAGCCGAGCCATCCTGCTAAAGGACCAAGAGAGCCCACTGATATATACACTTATCGTAGAAGTTATAATGAACGGAGTTCCCAAATAACTGCCGATGATTCGAGGCATCTAACAGGTGACCAGTTGAACGACTCACTCGAGAAGAGGTGCTGTCAAATCTGCGGATACAAGGGACAAGACGTTTCACAGCTGCGCAAGCATCTACGCATtcatactggagaaaagccattccAGTGCCCTAAGTGTGACTATTGCTCTGCTCAGAGCAGCAACTTGAAAGCTCATATAAAAAGGCATCACTCTGATCTTTATTATCAAGAGGGGCCACTGGGCGATTGCCAGTATCAGGAGTTACAAGATATGGTTCTACTAGATTATGAGTAA